From Leptolyngbya sp. KIOST-1, one genomic window encodes:
- a CDS encoding glycogen/starch/alpha-glucan phosphorylase: MAKQSVHLPESSTAAEVPLSLGSAGDVVLDAEAQVSQIQQALVNNLHWVQGKDQQFANAHDYYMALAHSVRNQLLQKRIRTAKTYADKRAKTVYYLSAEFLMGRQLGNGLINLGIYDTMRHALADCGLDLDELLEREAEPGLGNGGLGRLAACFMDSLTTLNLPAVGYGIRYEFGIFTQLIRQGHQVEAPDKWLSYGNPWEIARPDYRVEIKFGGHTEVYRDGEDDYQVRWIPAQTVIGIPHDVPVPGYGTENVNILRLWKAEAGEAFDLVAFNSGDYFGAVANKMISENITKVLYPNDETRQGKELRLQQQYFFVACSLQDIIRLHLRDHSDLTKLADSAAIQLNDTHPAIGVAELMRLLLDEHHMEWETAWQITQRAFGYTNHTLMPEALERWSVDLFGRLLPRHLELIYEINQRFLDQVKLRYPKDPARLERLSLIEEGPERRVRMANLACVGSHAINGVAALHTELLKQEVLQDFYELWPDKFSNKTNGITPRRWLLQCNPRLAQLISETIGDRWITHLEDLKQLENHIDDEAFRSAWQGIKQANKWSLARYIQSTLGLDVNPESMFDVQIKRIHEYKRQLMNVLHVITLYNRMVQNPGDHVVPRTVIFGGKAAPGYAMAKLVVKLINAVAEVVNNDPIVAGRLKVVFLPNYNVSQAQRLFPASDLSEQISTAGMEASGTGNMKFALNGALTVGTLDGANVEIREEVGADNFFLFGLTTEQVAACKAVGHNPWYYYDTNPELKRVLDVIASGLFSPGEPNLFLPILDSLLVDDPYMVMADYAAYVQCQEHVSRTYEDRDRWVRMAILNTARIGKFSADRTIAEYARDIWKVKPVPVGE; this comes from the coding sequence ATGGCTAAACAATCTGTTCATCTGCCCGAATCGAGCACGGCGGCTGAAGTGCCCCTGTCGCTAGGCTCAGCAGGGGATGTCGTTCTCGATGCCGAGGCACAGGTCAGCCAAATACAGCAGGCGTTGGTCAACAATCTGCACTGGGTGCAGGGCAAAGACCAGCAGTTTGCCAATGCTCACGACTACTACATGGCGCTGGCCCACAGCGTGCGCAACCAGCTGTTGCAAAAGCGCATCCGCACGGCCAAAACCTACGCTGACAAGCGCGCCAAAACCGTTTACTACCTGTCGGCTGAGTTTTTGATGGGGCGACAGCTGGGCAACGGCTTGATCAACCTCGGTATTTACGACACCATGCGCCATGCCCTGGCCGACTGTGGCCTTGACCTGGACGAACTGCTGGAGCGGGAGGCCGAGCCGGGCTTGGGCAACGGTGGCCTGGGTCGCCTGGCCGCCTGCTTTATGGACTCGCTCACCACCCTCAACCTGCCGGCGGTGGGCTACGGCATTCGCTACGAGTTTGGCATCTTCACTCAGCTGATCCGCCAGGGGCACCAGGTGGAAGCCCCGGACAAGTGGCTCAGCTACGGCAATCCCTGGGAAATTGCCCGGCCCGACTACCGGGTGGAGATCAAGTTTGGCGGCCACACGGAGGTCTACCGCGACGGCGAAGACGACTACCAGGTGCGCTGGATCCCGGCTCAGACCGTGATCGGTATTCCCCACGATGTGCCGGTACCGGGCTACGGCACCGAGAACGTCAACATTCTGCGGCTGTGGAAGGCCGAGGCCGGGGAGGCCTTTGACCTGGTCGCCTTCAACTCGGGCGACTACTTTGGGGCCGTGGCCAACAAGATGATCTCCGAGAACATCACCAAGGTGCTCTACCCCAACGACGAAACCCGTCAGGGCAAAGAGCTGCGCCTGCAGCAGCAGTACTTCTTTGTGGCCTGTTCGCTGCAGGACATCATTCGCCTGCACCTGCGCGACCACAGCGACCTGACCAAGCTAGCCGACTCGGCGGCGATTCAGCTCAACGACACCCACCCGGCGATTGGGGTGGCAGAACTCATGCGTCTGCTGCTCGATGAGCACCACATGGAGTGGGAAACGGCCTGGCAGATTACCCAGCGCGCCTTTGGCTACACCAACCACACGCTGATGCCCGAGGCCCTGGAACGCTGGTCGGTAGACCTGTTTGGTCGGTTGCTGCCGCGCCACCTGGAGCTGATCTACGAGATTAATCAGCGCTTTTTGGACCAGGTGAAGCTGCGCTACCCCAAAGACCCCGCCCGCCTGGAGCGCCTGTCATTGATTGAAGAAGGCCCCGAGCGGCGGGTGCGGATGGCCAACCTGGCCTGCGTGGGTAGCCACGCCATCAACGGGGTGGCGGCGCTGCACACCGAGCTGCTGAAGCAGGAGGTGCTACAGGACTTCTACGAGCTGTGGCCCGACAAGTTCAGCAACAAGACCAACGGCATCACCCCCCGGCGCTGGCTGCTGCAGTGTAACCCACGACTGGCTCAGCTGATCTCCGAAACCATCGGCGATCGCTGGATCACCCACCTCGAAGATCTGAAGCAGCTGGAAAACCACATCGACGACGAGGCGTTTCGCAGCGCCTGGCAGGGCATCAAACAGGCCAACAAGTGGAGCCTGGCCCGCTACATCCAGAGCACCCTGGGCCTGGACGTCAACCCCGAGTCGATGTTCGATGTGCAGATCAAGCGCATCCACGAGTACAAGCGCCAGCTGATGAATGTGCTGCACGTGATCACCCTGTACAACCGGATGGTGCAAAACCCTGGGGATCACGTGGTGCCCCGGACGGTGATCTTTGGCGGCAAAGCGGCACCGGGCTACGCCATGGCCAAGCTGGTGGTGAAGCTGATCAACGCGGTGGCGGAGGTGGTCAACAACGACCCCATCGTGGCCGGGCGGCTGAAAGTGGTGTTTTTGCCCAACTACAATGTGTCCCAGGCCCAGCGGCTGTTCCCGGCCTCGGATCTCTCCGAGCAGATTTCCACTGCGGGTATGGAAGCCTCGGGCACCGGCAACATGAAGTTCGCCCTCAACGGCGCGCTCACCGTGGGCACCCTCGATGGGGCCAACGTGGAGATCCGCGAGGAGGTGGGGGCTGACAACTTCTTCCTGTTTGGCCTCACCACCGAGCAGGTGGCGGCCTGCAAGGCCGTTGGCCACAACCCCTGGTACTACTACGACACCAACCCCGAGCTGAAGCGGGTGCTGGACGTGATTGCCTCTGGGCTGTTCTCCCCCGGTGAGCCCAACCTGTTCCTGCCCATTCTCGACTCGCTGCTAGTGGATGATCCCTACATGGTGATGGCCGACTACGCTGCCTATGTGCAGTGCCAGGAGCACGTCAGCCGCACCTACGAAGACCGCGATCGCTGGGTACGGATGGCCATTCTGAATACGGCCCGGATCGGCAAGTTCTCCGCCGATCGCACCATCGCCGAGTATGCGCGGGACATCTGGAAGGTGAAGCCGGTGCCGGTTGGGGAGTAG
- a CDS encoding Na/Pi cotransporter family protein, whose product MAIRASGGLGLFLLGMIVMTEGLRSLAGNTMRRVLMRFTRTPLTGAITGALTTALLQSSSATIVATIGFVSAGLITFTASLGIIFGANVGTTVTGWMVALLGFRFQLGTAVLPLIFIGASLKLFAKGKAGHAGYALAGFGLIFVGITTLQAAMAGMTGLIAPERFPADTVAGRLQLVGLGMIFTVITQSSSAGVATALTALYTGAISFEQAAALVIGMDVGTTVKAVVASLSGSINAKRTALSHVLYNLWTATLALSLLSAYIWLWNRLAPGQLFADSELALVMFHTSSNLLGVLTILPVTRWFARLIIWLLPGQGATYTNGLSEELLRQPNLALNAVQGSIHSELLALLWHLRATLGDPQGQRIDLVELDSALEETSTYLDQIHLTADQDPNWPRLINLMHTLDHLQRLLERCEEESDRATVVNATPELADERALVLAAIADTIHAMPLQQWDKAAHQTQAAARLVHKKVRPYREATLAAVANGHLEVATATSRLGAIRWLRRVSKHLARIQQHLQRAMMAIGEE is encoded by the coding sequence ATGGCAATCCGGGCCTCCGGCGGCCTGGGCCTGTTTTTGCTGGGCATGATTGTGATGACCGAGGGGCTGCGATCGCTGGCGGGCAACACCATGCGCCGTGTCCTGATGCGCTTTACCCGCACACCGCTGACCGGGGCTATCACCGGGGCACTGACCACCGCCCTACTGCAATCCTCCAGCGCCACCATTGTGGCCACCATTGGCTTTGTCAGCGCCGGGCTGATCACCTTTACCGCCTCCCTGGGGATCATCTTTGGGGCCAACGTAGGCACCACCGTGACAGGCTGGATGGTGGCCCTGCTGGGGTTCCGGTTCCAACTGGGCACAGCGGTATTGCCGCTGATCTTCATTGGCGCCAGTCTCAAGCTGTTTGCCAAAGGCAAGGCGGGCCACGCAGGCTATGCCCTGGCCGGATTCGGCCTGATTTTTGTCGGCATTACCACCCTCCAGGCAGCGATGGCCGGGATGACCGGGCTGATTGCCCCTGAGCGATTCCCGGCCGATACGGTGGCGGGACGGCTGCAGCTGGTGGGGCTGGGAATGATCTTCACCGTCATCACCCAGTCCTCCAGTGCGGGGGTAGCCACGGCACTGACGGCACTTTACACCGGGGCGATCAGCTTTGAGCAGGCTGCCGCTCTGGTGATTGGCATGGATGTGGGCACCACCGTCAAGGCCGTGGTCGCCAGCCTCAGCGGGTCGATCAACGCCAAGCGCACGGCCCTCTCCCACGTGCTCTACAACCTTTGGACGGCGACCCTGGCCCTGAGCCTGCTGTCCGCCTATATCTGGCTGTGGAATCGGCTGGCCCCAGGGCAATTGTTCGCAGACTCGGAACTGGCCCTGGTGATGTTTCACACCTCATCCAACCTGCTGGGCGTGCTGACCATTTTGCCGGTCACCCGGTGGTTTGCCCGCCTGATTATCTGGCTGCTGCCGGGGCAGGGGGCCACCTACACCAATGGCCTTAGCGAAGAACTCCTGAGGCAACCCAACTTAGCTCTCAATGCGGTGCAGGGGAGCATTCACTCCGAGCTGCTGGCCCTGCTGTGGCATCTGCGGGCCACCCTGGGCGATCCCCAGGGCCAGCGCATTGACCTGGTTGAGCTGGACAGTGCCCTGGAGGAAACCTCTACCTATCTGGACCAAATACACCTCACCGCCGACCAGGATCCAAACTGGCCGCGTCTGATTAACTTGATGCACACCCTGGACCACCTCCAGCGCCTGTTGGAGCGCTGCGAAGAGGAGTCCGATCGCGCCACCGTAGTCAACGCCACCCCAGAACTGGCGGACGAACGGGCGCTGGTGCTGGCGGCGATCGCCGACACCATCCACGCCATGCCTCTCCAGCAGTGGGACAAAGCCGCCCACCAAACCCAGGCAGCCGCTCGACTGGTCCACAAAAAAGTGCGTCCCTACCGCGAAGCCACCCTCGCCGCCGTCGCCAACGGCCATCTGGAGGTGGCCACGGCAACCTCCAGGCTGGGGGCCATTCGCTGGCTACGGCGGGTGAGCAAACACCTGGCCCGTATTCAGCAGCACTTGCAGCGGGCCATGATGGCGATCGGGGAGGAGTAG
- the lspA gene encoding signal peptidase II, with product MRVRNRWFWIAAGVGLALDQLTKFWVAQTFELTTPPDSLPIWPGVFYFTYVTNSGAAFSLFSDNGEWLRWLSMAVSLGLIVLGLRARLPNRWEEVGYGLILSGALGNGIDRVLAGEVIDFLDFRLIRFPIFNLADVCINIGIACLLIAALKTPTKSDRRD from the coding sequence ATGAGAGTGCGCAATCGTTGGTTTTGGATCGCCGCTGGAGTTGGCCTGGCCCTCGATCAGCTGACCAAATTTTGGGTGGCCCAAACCTTTGAACTGACGACCCCGCCGGATTCCCTGCCGATCTGGCCAGGGGTGTTTTACTTTACCTACGTGACCAACAGCGGAGCCGCGTTCAGCCTGTTCAGCGACAATGGCGAGTGGCTCCGGTGGCTGTCGATGGCCGTCAGCCTGGGGCTGATTGTGCTGGGCCTCAGAGCGCGATTGCCCAACCGCTGGGAAGAAGTGGGCTATGGGCTGATTCTCAGCGGTGCCCTGGGCAACGGCATCGATCGCGTCCTGGCGGGCGAGGTGATCGACTTCCTCGACTTTCGCCTGATTCGCTTTCCCATCTTCAACCTGGCGGATGTCTGCATTAACATCGGCATCGCCTGCCTGCTGATTGCCGCCCTAAAGACGCCGACTAAAAGCGATCGACGGGACTAG
- a CDS encoding biotin transporter BioY translates to MIGLVLTIVATWMEAFTLNAPWSWGQSGMAILSLGVSFQVGAVLLTGCVGGKNAAALSQIAYLMLGLALFQVFEFPVFTQGGGLSYVREPGFGYLIGFIPAGWVCGYLAFQNPPKLETLALSSLTGLGIIHGLGIIYLSLASLLGWLHTVSASYWELLLGYSILPLPGHLVVVCAVAVLSLVLRQLLFY, encoded by the coding sequence TTGATCGGGCTGGTTCTCACCATTGTGGCCACCTGGATGGAGGCGTTTACCCTCAACGCCCCCTGGAGCTGGGGGCAGTCTGGAATGGCGATCCTCTCCCTGGGGGTGAGCTTTCAGGTGGGGGCTGTGCTGCTGACTGGCTGCGTGGGCGGCAAAAACGCGGCGGCGCTGTCCCAAATTGCCTACCTGATGCTGGGGTTGGCCCTATTTCAGGTGTTTGAGTTTCCGGTGTTTACCCAGGGGGGCGGCCTGAGCTACGTCCGCGAGCCGGGCTTTGGTTACCTGATCGGGTTTATCCCTGCCGGCTGGGTCTGCGGCTACCTGGCCTTTCAAAATCCACCTAAGCTCGAAACCCTGGCCCTAAGCAGTCTGACCGGCCTGGGCATCATTCACGGGCTGGGCATCATTTACCTGTCCCTGGCTTCCCTGCTAGGCTGGTTACACACCGTATCGGCCTCCTACTGGGAATTGCTGCTGGGCTATTCTATCTTGCCGCTACCGGGGCACCTGGTGGTAGTCTGTGCTGTGGCGGTGCTGTCGTTAGTGCTGCGGCAGCTGTTGTTTTATTAG
- a CDS encoding MFS transporter yields MTLERPGLRLLITMNLGFWGVQVGNGLQLANASAIFESLGADVSQLPLLWLGAPLMGLLAQPIVGELSDRTVSPWGKRQPYFLGGAVLGAAMLVALPLATNLVQAVALYWVLQLALNVSIAPSRPFVGDLLSPRHRTLGYAIQGVCIGLGVICAAGLPWLLEHLLHLQPAAESTGAGVPAVVGAAYIVGAVLCLGSTLGTFWTVTEPPSQPDSELPAETGGEPGGEQALPPIRAIAQAMASLPPMMRQLAGVQALSWAGIYCIFLYLPNAIARNILGAANRDSLSYAHGVEWAGLCTAFYNLVCLGVSFLIPSLSRRWGRVTTHATCLMAGAAGLLSLLLVHDRYSILISMVGVGIAWASLLSIPYSLLMDDLPESQSGVYMGLFNGFVTLPQIVMSLGFGWVMRHLLHGNRLSALALGGVLLGLAALLMLRVPEPVVERDREQGAEELAETLAGERANDPHRTLEEEVLSP; encoded by the coding sequence ATGACCCTTGAGCGACCCGGCTTACGCCTGCTGATCACAATGAATCTGGGCTTTTGGGGCGTGCAGGTTGGCAACGGCCTGCAGCTGGCCAACGCCAGCGCCATCTTTGAGTCCCTAGGGGCCGATGTCAGTCAGCTGCCGCTGCTGTGGCTGGGAGCGCCGCTGATGGGGCTGCTGGCCCAGCCGATTGTGGGCGAACTCAGCGATCGCACCGTCAGCCCCTGGGGCAAGCGCCAGCCCTACTTCCTCGGCGGTGCGGTGCTGGGGGCCGCCATGCTGGTGGCGCTGCCGCTGGCGACCAACCTGGTGCAGGCGGTGGCCCTGTATTGGGTGCTCCAGCTGGCCCTCAACGTCAGTATTGCCCCCAGCCGTCCTTTCGTGGGCGACCTGCTGTCCCCCCGCCACCGCACCCTGGGCTACGCCATCCAGGGGGTCTGCATTGGCCTGGGGGTGATCTGCGCGGCGGGGTTGCCCTGGCTGCTGGAGCACCTGTTGCATCTCCAGCCGGCCGCCGAGTCCACCGGGGCGGGGGTGCCCGCCGTGGTCGGGGCGGCCTACATTGTGGGGGCCGTGCTCTGCCTGGGCAGCACCCTGGGTACCTTCTGGACCGTTACAGAACCGCCGTCTCAGCCGGATTCAGAGTTACCCGCTGAGACTGGGGGTGAGCCTGGGGGCGAGCAAGCGCTCCCGCCAATCCGGGCGATCGCCCAGGCCATGGCCTCGCTGCCGCCGATGATGCGGCAGCTGGCGGGGGTGCAGGCCCTCAGCTGGGCGGGCATCTACTGCATCTTCCTGTATTTGCCCAATGCGATCGCCCGCAACATTTTGGGCGCGGCCAATCGGGACTCGCTCAGCTATGCCCACGGGGTGGAATGGGCCGGGCTCTGCACCGCTTTTTACAACCTGGTCTGCCTGGGCGTCTCGTTTTTGATTCCGTCCCTGAGTCGGCGCTGGGGCCGGGTCACCACCCATGCCACCTGTCTGATGGCGGGGGCGGCGGGGCTGCTGTCGCTGCTGCTGGTGCACGATCGCTACTCAATTTTGATATCCATGGTGGGGGTCGGCATCGCCTGGGCCAGCCTGTTGTCCATTCCCTATTCCCTGCTGATGGATGATCTGCCGGAAAGCCAGAGCGGCGTCTACATGGGGCTGTTCAACGGCTTCGTCACCCTGCCTCAAATTGTGATGTCCCTAGGCTTTGGCTGGGTCATGCGCCATCTGCTGCACGGCAACCGCCTGTCGGCGCTGGCCCTGGGGGGCGTGTTGCTGGGCCTGGCTGCCCTGCTGATGCTGCGGGTTCCCGAGCCGGTGGTTGAGCGCGATCGCGAGCAGGGGGCCGAGGAGTTGGCCGAAACCCTGGCGGGGGAGCGGGCGAACGATCCGCATCGGACCCTAGAGGAAGAGGTTTTGTCTCCTTAG
- a CDS encoding SDR family NAD(P)-dependent oxidoreductase, translating to MDLGISGKVAVITGGDSGIGRATAKLLASEGVKVALLDKTDDKLEAALEELKSVGEAMAIQADLRNLADIEAAKQRVLDQYGAVNILVNCAGITGATGDFLELSDQDWLETLEVDLMAAVRVCRAFIPSMRETGWGRVVLVASEDAVQPYTDEMPYCAAKAGVLNFAKNLSKAYAADGVLVNSVAPAFIATPMTDAMMEQRAEKTGTNVEGAIASFLEKKRPHLELKRRGKAQEVAAVIAFLCSQQSSFVVGSNYRVDGGSVASIGL from the coding sequence ATGGATCTCGGAATTAGCGGTAAGGTAGCTGTGATTACCGGCGGGGACTCTGGCATTGGGCGCGCCACCGCCAAGCTGCTGGCCAGTGAAGGGGTCAAAGTGGCCTTGCTCGACAAAACCGATGACAAGCTTGAGGCCGCTCTAGAAGAGCTGAAATCCGTTGGCGAAGCCATGGCCATCCAGGCCGATCTGCGTAACCTGGCCGATATTGAGGCTGCCAAGCAGCGGGTGCTGGACCAGTACGGGGCGGTCAATATTCTGGTGAACTGCGCTGGTATTACTGGCGCTACTGGGGACTTCTTAGAGCTGAGCGACCAGGACTGGCTCGAAACCCTTGAAGTGGATCTAATGGCCGCAGTGAGGGTGTGCCGCGCCTTTATTCCCTCCATGCGGGAGACTGGATGGGGGCGTGTGGTGCTGGTGGCCTCAGAGGATGCGGTGCAGCCCTACACCGACGAAATGCCCTACTGTGCCGCCAAGGCAGGGGTGCTCAACTTCGCCAAAAACCTCTCCAAGGCCTACGCGGCAGACGGTGTGCTGGTCAACTCCGTAGCCCCCGCCTTTATCGCCACTCCCATGACCGACGCCATGATGGAGCAGCGGGCCGAGAAAACGGGAACCAATGTCGAGGGCGCGATCGCCTCTTTTCTGGAGAAGAAACGCCCTCACCTGGAGCTCAAGCGCCGCGGCAAAGCCCAGGAAGTGGCAGCGGTGATTGCCTTTCTGTGCTCCCAGCAATCCAGCTTTGTGGTGGGCTCTAACTACCGTGTGGACGGCGGTTCAGTGGCCAGCATTGGCCTGTAG
- a CDS encoding CsbD family protein, producing MGIQDRAEATAKNVEGKMQDAAGRATGSTSDQMKGKAKQGEAKAKHAKEDVKDQAKKAID from the coding sequence ATGGGTATTCAAGATAGAGCCGAAGCCACTGCTAAGAATGTCGAAGGTAAAATGCAGGATGCCGCTGGTAGAGCAACCGGCAGCACCTCTGACCAGATGAAAGGCAAAGCCAAGCAAGGTGAAGCCAAAGCCAAGCACGCCAAAGAAGACGTCAAAGATCAGGCCAAGAAAGCCATTGACTAG
- a CDS encoding superoxide dismutase, producing the protein MHRPRNPAINLFKRPFRYLLSGLAALVLLLACQQVPQAQITAPGQAEQAQVRPVAYTDRSLATPAELPPLPYDYAALEAAIDAETMRLHHDAHHATYVDNLNEALGDYPDLQGQSVEALLSDLDGLPEDIRTTVRNNGGGHLNHTIFWQIMSPEGGGEPTGDIAQAIEQTFGSFEDFQSQFNEAGSDRFGSGWVWLVSNGDDDLEIVTTANQDSPIMDGQYPIMGNDVWEHAYYLRYQNERGEYLENWWNVVNWPEINRRYQAATQPAA; encoded by the coding sequence ATGCACCGCCCAAGAAATCCCGCCATAAATCTCTTTAAGCGTCCGTTTAGGTACCTGCTGTCTGGGCTGGCCGCCCTGGTGCTGCTGCTGGCCTGCCAACAGGTTCCCCAGGCCCAGATAACGGCTCCGGGGCAGGCTGAACAAGCGCAGGTGCGCCCGGTTGCCTACACCGATCGCAGCCTGGCCACTCCAGCCGAACTGCCGCCCCTGCCCTACGACTACGCCGCCCTTGAGGCCGCCATTGATGCCGAAACCATGCGGCTGCACCACGACGCCCACCACGCCACCTACGTGGACAACCTCAACGAGGCACTGGGGGACTATCCTGACCTCCAGGGCCAGAGCGTAGAAGCCCTGCTCAGCGACCTGGATGGCCTGCCCGAAGACATTCGCACCACCGTTCGCAACAATGGCGGCGGACACCTCAACCACACCATTTTTTGGCAAATTATGAGCCCGGAGGGGGGCGGTGAGCCCACGGGTGACATTGCCCAGGCCATTGAGCAAACCTTTGGCAGCTTTGAGGACTTCCAGAGCCAGTTTAATGAAGCTGGCAGCGATCGCTTTGGCAGCGGTTGGGTCTGGCTGGTGAGCAACGGCGACGACGACCTGGAAATTGTCACGACCGCCAACCAGGACAGCCCGATTATGGATGGCCAATACCCGATCATGGGCAATGACGTGTGGGAGCACGCCTACTACCTGCGCTACCAAAACGAGCGCGGCGAGTATCTGGAAAATTGGTGGAACGTGGTCAACTGGCCCGAGATCAATCGCCGCTATCAGGCCGCCACTCAGCCCGCTGCATAA
- a CDS encoding DUF4383 domain-containing protein codes for MKTTQKFALIIGIVYVAIGVMGFIPALVSHPSSFNEAASNLEVVSGYGALMGLFPVNTAHNIVHIVTGLLGIVAAISLDSSRLYAGQLGIYYTVLAIMGFVPVLNTFFGLFPIFGPDVLLHGLTGLLGIYFGFFVTPSLLTLFKRDLKDGEGAGEIL; via the coding sequence ATGAAAACCACACAAAAATTTGCCTTAATTATTGGTATTGTCTATGTCGCCATTGGCGTTATGGGCTTTATTCCAGCCCTGGTTTCCCATCCCAGTTCTTTTAATGAAGCCGCTAGCAATCTGGAGGTTGTGTCCGGTTATGGTGCCCTGATGGGTCTGTTCCCGGTCAATACCGCCCACAATATTGTGCACATTGTCACCGGATTGCTGGGCATTGTGGCGGCTATTTCCCTGGACAGCTCGCGTCTGTATGCCGGTCAACTGGGTATCTACTACACCGTTCTGGCCATCATGGGCTTCGTTCCTGTCCTGAATACCTTCTTTGGCCTCTTCCCTATTTTTGGCCCCGATGTTTTGCTGCACGGGTTGACCGGTTTGCTGGGAATCTACTTTGGCTTTTTCGTCACTCCTTCCCTGCTTACTCTGTTTAAGCGCGATCTCAAGGATGGCGAGGGGGCTGGCGAAATTCTCTAG
- a CDS encoding glucose-1-phosphate adenylyltransferase, whose product MKKVLGIVLGGGAGTRLYPLTKTRAKPAVPLGGKHRLIDIPISNCINSDISRIYVLTQFNSASLNEHISRSYSFSGFQQGFVEVLAAQQTPENLEWFQGTADAVRQYLWRFEDMNFDEYLILSGDHLYRMDYRDFVRHHRETNADITLSVLPVDDKRASSFGLMKIDDSGRIIDFSEKPKGDALKQMQVDTTTLGLSADEAQEKPYIASMGIYLFKREVLIDLLKQYPDQTDFGKEIIPNSAKDYRVQAYLFNDYWEDIGTIESFFNANLALVKQPNPLFSFYDEAAPIYTRARYLPPTKYWQCNISQSMVSEGCVLKECTISNSVIGIRTRIEAGCTIEDSLIMGADHYQDNFERRGSCDTTTIPLGIGANSTIHHAIIDKNARIGCNVQILNKDRVEEADREDQGFYIRSGIITVLRGATIPDDTII is encoded by the coding sequence GTGAAAAAAGTGTTAGGAATTGTGCTCGGTGGCGGTGCTGGAACCCGCCTCTACCCACTCACCAAAACCCGAGCGAAGCCCGCTGTGCCCCTGGGAGGCAAGCATCGCCTGATTGACATTCCTATCAGCAACTGCATCAATTCAGATATTTCCAGAATTTATGTGCTGACACAGTTCAATTCAGCCTCGCTCAACGAGCACATCTCGCGTTCCTACAGCTTCTCAGGCTTTCAGCAGGGATTTGTAGAAGTGCTCGCCGCTCAGCAAACCCCTGAGAACCTGGAGTGGTTCCAGGGCACTGCCGACGCCGTGCGTCAGTATCTCTGGCGGTTCGAGGACATGAACTTTGATGAGTACCTGATTTTGTCGGGCGACCATCTATACCGCATGGACTATCGCGATTTTGTCCGGCACCATCGCGAAACCAATGCCGATATTACGCTGTCTGTCCTTCCCGTAGACGACAAACGGGCCTCCAGCTTTGGCCTGATGAAAATTGATGATTCAGGGCGCATTATTGACTTTAGCGAAAAGCCCAAAGGCGATGCTCTGAAGCAGATGCAGGTGGATACCACCACGCTAGGTCTCTCTGCCGATGAAGCTCAGGAAAAGCCCTACATTGCCTCAATGGGAATTTACCTGTTCAAGCGAGAGGTGCTGATCGATTTGCTCAAGCAGTACCCCGACCAGACTGATTTTGGCAAAGAGATCATTCCCAACTCAGCCAAGGACTATCGCGTCCAGGCCTACCTGTTTAACGACTACTGGGAAGATATCGGTACCATTGAGTCGTTCTTTAACGCCAACCTGGCGTTAGTCAAACAGCCCAATCCGCTATTTAGCTTCTACGACGAGGCTGCCCCCATTTACACCCGCGCCCGCTATCTGCCACCGACCAAGTACTGGCAGTGCAACATTTCTCAGTCGATGGTCAGTGAGGGCTGTGTGCTCAAGGAGTGCACCATTAGCAACTCGGTCATTGGCATTCGAACTCGCATTGAAGCAGGCTGCACCATTGAAGATAGCCTGATCATGGGAGCCGACCATTACCAGGACAACTTTGAGCGCCGCGGCAGCTGCGATACCACCACAATTCCCCTGGGCATTGGCGCCAACAGCACCATTCACCACGCCATCATCGACAAAAATGCCCGCATCGGCTGCAACGTTCAAATCCTCAATAAGGACAGGGTTGAAGAGGCCGATCGCGAGGATCAGGGGTTCTATATCCGCAGCGGCATTATCACCGTTTTGCGCGGGGCAACTATTCCCGATGACACCATAATTTAA
- a CDS encoding response regulator, with translation MCTPSDFRILVVDDIDDNLFLLQTVLETEGYAVDTAGNGGTALAKVTHSPPDLILMDVMMPDMNGYEVTRKIRQNPDLPEMPILMVTAYDSIYTGQGLALGPNHFIRKPIEFDQLLTKVATLLEECHHPKAE, from the coding sequence GTGTGTACTCCATCGGACTTTCGAATTCTTGTCGTTGACGATATCGATGACAACCTCTTTTTACTGCAAACCGTCTTAGAAACAGAGGGTTATGCCGTAGATACGGCTGGAAATGGCGGAACTGCCCTGGCAAAGGTGACCCATTCTCCGCCAGATTTGATTTTGATGGACGTGATGATGCCTGATATGAATGGCTACGAGGTAACCCGCAAAATTCGGCAAAACCCAGATTTACCGGAGATGCCTATTCTGATGGTTACCGCCTACGACTCGATCTACACGGGCCAGGGGCTGGCGCTGGGGCCAAATCACTTTATTCGTAAACCGATTGAGTTTGATCAGCTGTTGACCAAAGTAGCTACCCTGCTGGAGGAGTGCCACCACCCCAAAGCGGAGTGA